The DNA region TTCCAGGGTCTCTTTAGTTTTCTAATAGTAgtatttgggttttttttatatataattatttgtgaGTTTTAATGTGATAAAATGGAAACAAGACGACGTTTGTGCATGCATGTTTATCTTGTTCTTGTAATTAgtaactcaattttttttttttaaaatggctCGAACAAAGGCTAAGATATTAGTTAATTATGCATCACGATAAAAGGTTAGTTGTCGTTTTTCCTACGAAAAGAAATAtgagtcaaaagcttttgatattatatttaaaacacaCATGAGAAAGCTTATGTTATGTGAGTGACTAATTTGATTAAATCTAAAAGTCTAGAACCCTATTTTAAAAAGGTTAGAGCCAATTGTGAAAATGGTCCAGGTCTACTGACACTGCCAGCTAAGTAACCACATATAATAGAGAGCATATAATTGGATATAAGTATACGACGCAGATCGAAATGTATGCAGCATGTTAATATTGATATCGTAAACTTTAATACGTCGAGAAAGGATAATCAAACTAACCGTGAATATGAGGAATCTTCTACTAATTAAGTTTTAGACGGCCCACAATAGATaagaaaatgttataaatttacAATCTACTGGACGACTCAACTTGAATAGAACCATCAAAATattggtaaaagaaaaagagaataactCAATTAGCCCATTGAAGATGAAAAGAGAATCTTCTTCACCATTGATCACCGATGGATTCTAGTTGAAGGAGAACCAAAGATGGAGGAAATTATTGGCCACGTTTAGATGCTGTGATTGTACATATGATTTATagaaagagaatttgttaaaaatgccatttttgaaatatttcttttcaaaaatacattttttttgaactttttcatttttgtctttcttttacacaattacaatatgttaaattaatttttaaaattttgtttgaggtttgaattctctattttacatttaggttatagtttttaagggtagagtttagtatttgaaatttagatttttttttttcaaccaaaaattaattaaatggaAACTCCAAAGTTGGTAACCCAAAGTGGagaaaaagagtttacaaaagaggatgcagaaagtaaagatCTAGACGACCGGACAAGACAATCCGCCTTCAAATTCTCTGAGTGTGAAATCTTGGACAGGGAGAAATGAGGGAAAACATATTACGAGCTAGGGTTCTATTGTGTAAATACTATATCGACTTGTATAGTTTGGTTATTTATGTTTACTTCCTTAGGTCAAATATTGTATCTACTATATAAGACACACTTTGTGCAACATTATGAATAAGAAACCTTTTATACATCTTAAGGGTTttgacatggtatcagagctaaaccTAATTTTTTAGGTTATTCGATCCTCTGTTTTTGCTTGGAGAACTctgttcttcttgttttttttgatttctttctttccctTTGACCTTGGTATATCGATCGTTctgtcaatatatttttcttggaaCTATGACGGACGATCAATCTGTTTCTAAGGTTGCTTCGACGCTGACTTTGGGTTCTAAGTCTCTTCTTGAGTCTACCCGACGTAGAATCGATCCCTATGATCTCTCGGCTGGAGATAACCCAGGATCCGTGATCTCACAACCACAACTTCGTGGATCCAATAACGATGAGTGGGCTATGAACTTACGTCTTGCGTTGAGAGCAAGgaaaaagtttggttttgcGGATGGGACTATCCCCAAACCTGATGATGAGTCCGATGACCTTGAGGATTGGTGGGCTAATAACGCTATGGTGGTGTCTTGGATGCGACAAACTGTAGCACCGGATTTGAGTAGCTCCCTCTCGCATCATGAAATTGCCTCTGATTTATGGACTCACATACAAAAGCGATTCTCGGTGAAGAATGACCAAAGAGTCCAGCGTTTGAAGACTGAGTTGGCTAATTGTCAACAAAAGGGTTCCGCGGTGGAAGCTTATTATGGGAAACTTACAAAACTATGGACAAGTCTTGCTGATTTCCAACGTGCGAAGACAGCTGAGGAGATTGCCAAGGAACGTGAAGAAGATAAGTTACACCAATTCCTCATGGGTCTTGATGAGAGTGTATTTGGCGCGGtaaaatcttctcttttatcGCGTGATCCACTTCCATCTCTTGATGAGGCGTATCAAGTTGTTTCTCAAGATGAGGAATCAAAGAGAGCGGGTAGGTTGATGGAAGAACGGAATGAGGGGCTAGTTTCGCGGTTCGTGTGGATCCACGTACTTATTCATCTCCTCCACTACGAGATCCTTCGGCTGTGTGTACGAGCTGTGAGGCTGAATATCGGGCTATGTCCGAAACAGTGTGTGAGCTTCTATGGTTGCGCGAGGTTCTTGTTTCCATGGGGGTTGATTGCTCAGCTCCGGTTTCTCTATATTGTGATAATGAGTCGGCTATTCATTTGAGTAAGAACCCGGTTTTTCATGAGATGACAAAGCATATCGAATCAGATTGTCATTTCATTCGTGATGAGATTGTCCGTGGTGTCATTGCTCCGCAACATGTTTCGACTAAGGTGCAATTGGTTGATATTCTCACGAAGGCTCTTGGTCGTAAAGAGTTTGACGATTTTAAGCTTAAGGTGGGTATTCGGGACCTGCACACTCCACCTTAAGGGGGGGTATTACGAGCCAGGATTCTATTGTATAAATACTATATCGACTTGTATAGTTTGGTTATTTATGTTTACTTCCTTAGGTCAAATATTGTATCTACTATATAAGGCACATTTGTGCAACATTATGAATAAGAAACCTTTTATACATCTTAAGGGTTTTGACAAAGCAGACTAGAGACAGAGAAGATCTTCCAGGAAATTAGCAAAAGCAGGCCAGTCATCAGGAGCGTGAACCAGTCATAGGGGCTGGGACTCGAGAGAAAGGCCTCGTCGAGAAGAACCACCAGCTGGGAAGGGAGGGGGAAGGGGGCCTGAAGCTGACGCATGAACAAAGTCGAAATTGTGGATCTCAAAAAAACTTCGAAGGGACTAAAAAAGGACCAGAACAAGCttagaagagagaagaagagacggagATGAGAGACCAATGGCCCAGCGATGCCGATCGGAACCAACGCCGCGAGAGGAAGAGGTATCGGGGGTTGTGCCAGAGAGCGGCTAGGGCTAACCTCCGTTTTTGATTTTGTCAAGACCGAGCCAATCACTAGAAATTGCTAATCCATACTATAAGGGTGTTAACATAATTCATGTACTTAGAATTGATATTAACTTACATTACTTAGAAAAGATCAACACAAATTTACGAGTTCATCTttgacccaaaagaaaaaaaaattctacgagttcatcatttttaaaactgaTGTGATGTAGTTACTGATACGATTGTAACATCGGCTACATattaaaacatacaaatttcaaataaattaaaaacgaTGCTAACAGAATTTCGATTACAACATGTTACATCTATAAGTCATTTGCCTTGGGTCGGGTGGATGAATTTGTGATTAACCATCAATTCCTTTTTtcgtttatatttttaacattctgtttcattttccttctcttttatatatatgtttgtttactataataaaagattaaaagactATAAACAAAAACGTCATGTTCACAATAATTTAAATCTAGAAATCACCTTGCTATATTGTGTTATAGTAGGAATTCACCACAATCTTTGATATTGGGTGCTCCATGGAACTTAGAATTCACCTCCTTACTTTCCATGTCTTTTGGGAATTAAAGTTGTGAAGATCTAATTAAAGGCAAGgcttaaaaattgaaaacaaaggCTTATAATATATCCagtctcctttttcttttaatctcaaAGTAAGACTTTGATTTAATGATTCTTATGTAGGGACATGTGATagtgaagtaaaaaaaaaagaagagaatattaCATCATAGAGGCTATTAAACATGCATGGTGCGTAAAGGTGTTACAATATAAATCCAATTCATGAGGTTTGTTATTTTTAGTGTCCAACACCAGGACTAGGACCAGAATCTTCAGCTCGTCCAAACATTTTGTAGCCCTTAGCTCGATGATGCCCAACCCCTGGGCTTGGCCCGGACTGTTTCACTGTGTCTAACCAGGACATATCTTGTACCGAAGACTCGACTGGTTTAAACGAGGACATTACGCTTCCATTGAACACAGATGAATCTGTTAATTGGGTCGAGGATCTCGAACTATCCTTGACCGGTCGTCCTTCAATGGTTAGTAACACAGATCCCACCACTatcaaaacaacaagaaacgcTACGTAGAACTTGGTGCGGTTCTTAGCCATCACCATGATGaaatgatttgtatatattacgTAAAACGAATTTATTAACTAATGTTGGTATGTATTTAATATGGTGATGATCATGATAAAGTCTGGTATAGGgtttaagagtatttatagtgtATAAGTAAGATTAGTATACGTGGAAAACAATGGTAGACGTAtactattttttgttctttatttttaggaACTGTTGATATGCCGCCAGCCCGCCACCTCCAATTAGTTTTCAACAGCGAGATATCATATTCACGTAAACTAAAGTATAGAGTTTGGCCCACGTAAACTAAAAGTATTGAGTTCGGCTCCAAGAGAGAATTGAAAAATTGACGTTATACATTTACATTGATCGTTACATAATCTAAAGTATATATCGATTTTTAACGAATTTGTGGAAAAAAGTGGACTGACGTCACCCAACCattaaaattcaaccaaaaattcgtgcacaaaacataaaatttgtttattgatAGCACTAAATTTACAAGTACactctaaaaaaataatgtgaTTAGCAATAATCTGCAAATTCACATAATTGTTTCGCCATAATGCAATTTCGGGATCAAAGGCTTTGACTATTGTTGAAGCTATCGAATAGTTTATACTGGTCATTATGATATCACATTCATTGTATCATTGTCGCGTGACTTGGGAGCATTGAGAATTTGAGACTTTGCGATCGGAAACCTCACAGTTGTAAACTACTTTAACTAAAGTTTTGTACgtaattttttggaaataatGAGTTTTTCTAACAAAAGGAAATAAATGGATCGTTTCTTGACTTTAAACAGTGAACAGTCCAATAGCTTTACATGAGATTTGTACATGAACCTACCTTACTTGAGGTTCACCAAATTTTCAGGTAAGCTTCCATTATTTTTAAGTCAAAGAATCTCTTCCATAAATCATAATCACAAATCATGTTTCCTCAGAttaacaaaaagtgttgttttaatattttacatatgtttttgtAGAATTAGAAAAAGGTGAAACCTGAACAATATAACTACcatatgaaatattataaacGACCATTGGACAGAATCAAATGCTTTGAAAATATCAATCTTAATAGCACAGCGACCAGAGAGGGACTTCTTATGATAATTCTTGATCAGCTCAGTAGCCAGAAGCACATTCTCAATCAACAACAGACTGATTATTAAGACTGATTCGTAGAAACAAACTTAGGCAACACCCTCTTAAGTCGGTTAGCAATGATCTTTGAAATAACTTTATATATCACATTACAACATGAGATGGGGAGATAATCTTTCATTTCCATAGCAGATACCTTCTTGGGAATTAAGGCTAGTATTGTAGAATTTGTACCTTTTGGCAGGAAACCTTTAGCAAAAAATGATTGCATAGCTAGGACGAACTCAGCTCCCAAGAGATcccatgtttttttgtttttttttataaaactccGATGTGAACCCATCTAACCCCGACGACTTGTCATTTGGCATTGAAAAGAGAACATTCCAGCAGAAACCTGACATTAATGTTGGGATTGAGACTTCTTACTCTGATCTCTAGAAGGATCCCTAGCAGAATGAGTAGGAAAAGATAAGCCTTGTTTATTCACTGATTTGGTTCCTCGATGTAAATAAGTCCGCATAGGCACATCAGATTGCTGACCGCATTTTACCGCAGCTCCTGGTTGGCGTATTGTGACATTGGAGTCACAAGTCACAATAGCTACCACCCCTGCAATCTCTAGCGAGTCAGAAGAGGTCTCTCAGTCTCACTTTGCGGGCATCTTGACGGAATGCTGAGAGATTTATACATCCACAAAGATACAATTTACTTTAGAGGTTCGGTCACAATTCCTTGAAGGGCTAAATTGTGCCATGGGTGATGTCTTCcctaattgtttgtttttttttttttttctcaataccGAAGTTCATGTTAATCGATTCACCATGGATTGTTATGATAGTGGAGAGGTGAGAgccatttgttttgttttctctgctCTGTCATTTATGTCTATGTCTGATCATTTCTAGATGTTCATATGCTGCACAATTGGTTACTGTGAATCTGATGAATCTTTCTTGTATTGATGCAGGTTGGAGATGATTACCGGCTAGATGTTCTTGCCCTTAAAGATAGATTAGAATTGAAAAGATAAATATGTAGATTCAGTGATTCACACAAACATGATATAATAAGAAATTTTATATAGCAACAACAACTATGGCATATAGATTATTATAGCTCATGGccacccacaaaaaaaaaaaaaaagctgttttGGTcgtgaaataaaacaaatacatagagaaggaagagagagagaaaataactcaaataaGGAGCATATTggtgtaaaatatttatatccaaGTCAACCCATCATTCGTTGACCGGTCGGAGGAGCCATCATCTCTTGTTGCTGACCCATTCGCTGCTTTTGCACATTGCCAATCCATCCTATATACAccaatatatatgatatacaaTTTTAAGTCAAATAAATCGTTTAATAAAATACTTTATACAGTAAGTTGAGATTATTTTTAGAGAGATCTAAGAGCTGGATGATTTTACCAATGGAAGGGTCAAGGCCACGATTGTTGAGTTCACGATATTCTTGGCAAAGAACACAATATTCGCAAAAGCAATGAGTGATCCAATATGGAGCTGGAGCATCTGGTAACCCGTACTTGCTTCGCAGCTTGGTCCGGAATGTGCATGTATACACACACGGTATCGCAAACAAACAACGTATCAATCCATACAACATTCCAGCCGTCCCACAACCTACACATCACACACATATATACGTAAACCTACAAAACTTTATCTTGGTTTTACAATTCAAAATTAGCATAAATCACGATTTCGAACGATCTTgtgattaataaatttttgtttttttttattatcccGCAATTTTTGTCCAATTTGACAATCATAATCTGATGGATTTTTCTTACACCAATCATAATATATGTTTACGCATGCGCctacaatatttatatttatatacgtgatatatttatatgtatacaaGACAAGACAGTATCAAAGTAGAACGTTATGTGcaatttttttgctaaacatGGATATATTTGCTAAcgaattgaatatattttatttttgaattatattcGTCTTCGATCCAATGcacatactaaaaaaaatcgAATGCATGTATACTTACTAGTCGCTCCTTCATCGATAACCTTTGCGATCTGTCCGAACGTGATGAATGGAAAGCAACATGTGATGAGAACTgattcaaaacacacaaaaaagacaTAAGAATCATATTGTAATGTAAACGATGGACCTTCAACATagaattattcaaaaaaaaaaaaatgatcccTAACCATTTTCGCTGTCGTTCATGCAATCAAATAGGCCTGAAGTCCAGTTCGATGGTTGAGTATGGACCGGTCCGGCCATTGATACTCCATATGGTTGGTTAACTGTTGCGCCTTGATTGATATACGTAGGTTGACCTGGTCTCATCGGTACTTGGTTTGATTGGTTAACCATTCCACCATTATATATTGGGATATCTCTGCTCAGCTTGCACAACCCGTTTCTTGTCAACCGGTGGTTCATGTTGTGCATGAAAGACCGGACTAAAGTTATTGTTCGTCCTTGGACTCTGAGTTTGATCTGGTACTCGACCCATTTCgtaaaacaaagagaagtgATTAGGGTTTGAAAATAAAGGGTTTACTAcacttttgtttggttttgtgaaaAAGGATTAGAATGAAGGTTTGGTTTTATATTAAGGTTGATTCCTGTGCAACTTGAACAAGTTTGAAATTTTCGTAACATCTATCTTGcactttttatttctaatacAACATGGAAATATAATGTTGCATATACATAAATTTgctgtaattaatattttgattggtttattcTTATTAATAAAACTAGCTCTACTGTCATGGTTCTTTTATCTTTGGAACATGGACCTATGAGTGTACATCGTTATCTATCTATTGAAGTTTATAAATCATTCTTGAGATTTAACCACCATTTCAATTAAAGTCATATCTGACTTCAAACCTACACAACTATATACGAGTAATGATGCAGCACGAACACTCTTCTTGATGGGCTTTCTCATGGGTTTTCTTGCCCATCAAGCTTAGGATATTTGAGTCGGTTTTTACGTCATGTCTTATTGCATTATCGGTTTATTTGGTCGTTTCTCTACTAGGGTTagggttcttatttttaattacatacatccctataaatagaggttgTAGCAGCATTGTAAATCATTCAGTATTGCATtaataaaaaaccagaaaaaagaGGTACTCTTAACTACCCAAAGAGCTTTGTCTTGAAGCCCTGCAATGAGGATTAGCAAATTCCATCGACATCGGATCACACAAATCCGCTCTCGATCCTATCTCTTGTTACCATCTCTCTTGGTATGTTCCACCGTGCACAAAACAGAGCATCATCACCCACCTTCTTTCTTGCTCTGTTTCGTTAACCACAAAACAGAGCATCGCCTCCCTATCTTTGTACTTCTGCTCCGCATCAGTTTAGTATCAGAGTCTTCTCTTTCCTGGCGTTGAATTGATTTCCACTATGCCTCCTAAACCCGAAACAGTGGGAGATAAGGGACACGACACCACCATCAATTGGGTCGAATTTCGTGATATGCTTCTCGCTTCTCAAGCTGCGTTACAGAAATCGTTTACCGATTTAAACCAAACCCTACTTCGACATCTTGGTGACGGTGCCATGTGACCTGCGATTGCACCAGAGCAGCCTGCACGCAACGACGACCAACTTCAGGTTCACGTTGAGGGAGCTCGTCAACAGGAGCCATACATGCCTTTGGTCGATCACAATCATCAACGTGAGTTAGCTAACTACCATCAACAAGAACAACGACAACATGATACACGATGGGAAAACAGGTTTCGTGTTGACCTTCCGGAGTTTCACGGTGGCATCCGAGGTGATCAATTGCTGGATTGGTTACTTGCCGTGGAAgaaataattgattttaaagGCGTTCCTGATGATCGTCAAGTCGCGTTAGTCGCAACCAAGTTTCGAGGACATGCTGCTTCTTGGTGGCAACAAACAAAGGCGACGCGTGCTCACAGCGGTAAAGCACCAATTCGTTATTGGGAAAAATTGAAGAAGGCACTGAAGGCGACCTTCCTTCCTCATAACTATGATCGACTACAATACACCAAATTTCAGAATTTGAAGCAAGGTCCTCGTTCAGTGGATGATTATGCCAAAGACTTCTACTTGATGCTTACAAGGATCAAAACTTACGACACTCCGGTTCAGCTAGGCTCACGGTTTATTGGCGGTCTACGTGCACAACTTCAGAACGCCTTGATACCGTTTTATCCTACTACAGTTGCTGAAGCTCATCGTCGAGCTGCGTCATTTGAGCAACAACAAAATCTGTTTCTTGGAACCCCTCTACTTCCCGTATGCGTACATCTGACCAACAAGTCTCGCCGCTACAGCGTGAGGATCAGTCAAAGTCAGAACCGCGCGCCACTGTGAAGGAGGAAGAACAAGGCCTTCGCCGTTCTGTTCGTAATGCTCTTCGTTGTTTTGCTTGCGGTGAACCTGGACACCGTCAAATGGCGTGCCCAAATCAGACACGTTGGGGTCTTCTTGCTGATGAGAAAGACTTGGGTTGTGAGTCTAATGGTTCCGAGAATGAGGATGATGTTCGCGAGGAGCTCATTCATCATACAATGGGTGATGTGGGAAATTCCCTTGTGCTTCATCATGTTTGTCTTACGCCGCAACAACGAGAAGAACACTGGCTGCGCACCAAtattttttgttctacttgtaccATCCTTGGGAAGATTTGCACTTTTATCATTGATTCAGGGAGCTGTCGTAATGTCATTGCCGAGTCGGCCGTTAAAAAGCCTTGCTTAGCCGTTGAAGCTCACCCCTCACTGTATTCACTTCAGTGGTTTCAAGATGGCATTGCAACCCGTGTATCTCAGCGTTCGTTGGTGCCATTTTCAATTGGTCCGCTTTATAAGGATCGCTTTTATTTTGACGTGGCTCCCATTGATATTAGCCATCTCATTTTGGGGCGAACTTGGGAGTATGATCGAAAATTTATTCAAGATGGTGTGAAAAATACGTATCAATTTTATTGGGAGGCGCATAATATTGTGTTGTTACCATCTCAAGAGCATTCTTTGCTCAAACCGTCTCGTGAAGAGCAACCACGACCTTCTCCAGCTCTGCATGCACGTCCAACAAATCACATGTTGTGTTGTCAAGCTGCATTTGAGCACGAACTCCGGACTGAAGGGTTTGCGTTTGCATTACTCCCAAGCAAGCTTCCGCTGTCTCCTTCAACATTCAAGGTGCATCCGAAATCAATGATGTGTTACCTGAGTTTGTGGATGTCTTTCCCGTTGATTTGTCATTAGAATTACCACCGTTACGTGATATACAACATCAGATTGATCTCGTTCCTGGAGCTACTCTTCCCAATCAGCCACATTATCGGATGAGTCCAAAAGAACATGAAGAATTACGTCGGCACGTTGAGGACCTACTTCGTAAGGGACACATACGCGAGAGTCTTAGTCCTTGTGCTGTTCCTGCTTTACTTATTCCCAAAAAGATGGTTCGTGGCGTATGTGCGTTGATATTCATGTTATTAACTAGATTACGGTTTGGTATCGTTTTCCAATTCCACGCTTAGATGATCTCCTTGATCATATCGGTAAAGCTACAGTTTTCTCCAAGATCGATCTTAAGAGTGGCTATCACCAAATTTGTATTCGTCCAGGCGATGAATAGAAGACCGCTTTTAAAACTCGGGAAGGTCTTTTTGAGTGGATTGTCATGCCATTTGGCTTGTCAAATGCTCCAAGTACATTTATGCGAATCATGAACCAGGCCTTGCGTCCTTTCATTGGCAAATTTGTGGTGGCTTATTTCGATGATATCCTTATTTTTAGTTCTTCCCTAACGTTTCATGTGTCTCACTTACGTGATGTGTTACGTGTGTTACGAAGGGAGAAGTTGTATGCACCAAAACATAAGTGTGAATTTTGTACTCCGGAGGTCAAGTTTTTGGGCTACGTTGTTTCTGATAAAGGATTATCGGTGGATAGTGAAAAGGTAGAAGCGATACGTTCTAGGCAACAACCATGTTCGATTACGGAGGTCCGCAGCTTTCACGGCTTTGCTTCTTTTTATCGCCGTTTTGTGCAAAGTTTTAGCTCTATTGTGGCCCCTATCACTAATTGCATGAAAAATGGCCGGTTTGAATGGACATTGGAGGCGGCATCAGATTTTGAACTCATCAAGCTTAAACTCACTACAGCTCCGATATTAGTTCTTCCTGACTTTTCCCTTACTTTTGAGCTTCATTGCGACGCATCTAAGCTTGGGATTGGTGCCGTTTTGAGTCAAAATGGTCGACCTATAGCATATTTCAGCGAGAAGTTGTCGGGTTCGCATATATGGTACAATACCTATGATATTGAATTCTAAGCTACTGTGCAAGCTATTAAGCATTGGCGGCACTACTTGGTGT from Camelina sativa cultivar DH55 chromosome 3, Cs, whole genome shotgun sequence includes:
- the LOC104777900 gene encoding uncharacterized protein LOC104777900, translating into MVMAKNRTKFYVAFLVVLIVVGSVLLTIEGRPVKDSSRSSTQLTDSSVFNGSVMSSFKPVESSVQDMSWLDTVKQSGPSPGVGHHRAKGYKMFGRAEDSGPSPGVGH
- the LOC104779251 gene encoding uncharacterized protein LOC104779251; its protein translation is MPLVDHNHQRELANYHQQEQRQHDTRWENRFRVDLPEFHGGIRGDQLLDWLLAVEEIIDFKGVPDDRQVALVATKFRGHAASWWQQTKATRAHSGKAPIRYWEKLKKALKATFLPHNYDRLQYTKFQNLKQGPRSVDDYAKDFYLMLTRIKTYDTPVQLGSRFIGGLRAQLQNALIPFYPTTVAEAHRRAASFEQQQNLFLGTPLLPVCVHLTNKSRRYSVRISQSQNRAPL